The region CACTAACAGAAGTTGAAGCTTTAGTTGCCAAAGATGTCGAGTACCCAGAAATAGTTTGTAAAACTTCAACGCTGTCTCCAACCGAAAAATTAACCGGTGTTAAGGGCGTACTTGGGGTAGTGGTTGATTCAGTTAATTTTTGATATTCTGTTTGAATCAAGACTCTAAACACCTCATTCCCATAGCGATCTAGAATATCATGTGGGCAATGTTTTCCACTCCGTGCTTGATGAGGTAAGACTTTTGCCATTGGAATATTGTAAGTTTTCATTAACGATGCAATGACTTTAGCACCATTTTCAATGGCTGCATTTCTTAAACTAATGTCGCTACTTGTAGAGTAGGCCATTTCAATCCCAATTGACTTCATATTTCCTGCACCTGTTGAACCATCTCCAGCATGCCATGTTTGAACATTGAGTGGCAAGCATTCAATGGCCATTTGATCATCGACGACGATATGAAATCCAATGTACACATTATCAGTTCGATTATTCAAATAGTTTCGTTCATTTAATGCCGAAGCATTATTTGAGGTTTGATGGTAGGTAATCTCTGTTGGGGTAAAGCTTGTTCCATATTTATACTTTAGATTGTGTTGCGTTTGATCAAGATGCATGACTTTGTACGTGTATGCCATATATATTTACCTCCTTGTAACTTGCTCATTATAGTATATTTTAACTTCCTCAAAGAGGAAGGGATAAAGAACCGCTCATTGAATAAATACGCTGTTGCCCAAGTTTTGGAGTAATCATCTTTAAATTTTTTAAGATTATCTTCAGACTTCTCTTTTATACTTAATATCGTCAAAGCTTTATATTTGAAGGGAGACAGTCAAAATGAAATTAAATAACAAACATAAAGGAACCCTTTTCCTTGCCTTCTTAGCAACTATGGGGTTATCAGCATGCCAATCAAACAGTAATAACGATACAATAACGAACACTCAAGCAACTGATGAGACAAGCTCGTCACAAAGTTTAAGTACTCAATCAACAGTGTCAGCCAATGCGACGATTCAGTTAAAACAAGATCAAACAACGGTTGAAGGAAATGGCGTGAGCATTGATGGAAATACCATTACAATTACATCAGGTGGAACGTATAACATTAGTGGAACATTAACTGATGGACAAATCATTGTAGATAGTTCAGATGAGTTAGATGTCGAGCTAGTATTAAATGGCGTCGAGATTACTTCCTCAAGTAGTGCACCTATTTATGTCAAAAATGCTAAAAATGC is a window of Turicibacter sanguinis DNA encoding:
- a CDS encoding peptidoglycan recognition protein family protein, with protein sequence MAYTYKVMHLDQTQHNLKYKYGTSFTPTEITYHQTSNNASALNERNYLNNRTDNVYIGFHIVVDDQMAIECLPLNVQTWHAGDGSTGAGNMKSIGIEMAYSTSSDISLRNAAIENGAKVIASLMKTYNIPMAKVLPHQARSGKHCPHDILDRYGNEVFRVLIQTEYQKLTESTTTPSTPLTPVNFSVGDSVEVLQTISGYSTSLATKASTSVSAGTYKVYKVASNGLHAVNISKTGTVAGAWVNATDLKKNNKSLSVGNQVQLNTAASGYKAATSSVASSLLASGKYIVFKVSDGSPHSINLSKSGIAPGAWVDETNVSFISTQSFNHGDQVEVVKRINGYGTSTTTIATTSVNVGTYYVYKYVEGATHALNISKSATTPGSWVNISDLMLV